One Jeotgalibaca porci genomic region harbors:
- a CDS encoding HD domain-containing protein has translation MAALDVVTIRAAVLLHDISDDKLTDDVAAAKQEVVRILSETVRSGEARTVILDTIENMSYSKNLKEKNELTAIGKIVQDADRLDAIGAIGIARTFYYGGSKGHAMYDDSQPFNPEEMDEATYRSSANVVNHFYEKLLRLESMMNTEAGKKMARERTIFMEEFLNQLALEIKGEK, from the coding sequence ATGGCTGCATTGGACGTGGTGACGATTCGCGCAGCGGTATTGCTACATGATATTAGCGATGACAAATTAACCGATGACGTCGCGGCTGCAAAACAAGAAGTAGTGCGTATTCTTTCTGAAACGGTGCGGTCGGGAGAAGCCCGGACAGTGATTTTAGATACGATTGAAAATATGTCCTATTCGAAGAATTTAAAAGAAAAGAACGAGCTGACAGCCATCGGGAAAATTGTCCAGGATGCGGACCGTCTGGATGCAATCGGCGCTATCGGAATCGCACGGACATTTTACTACGGCGGTTCAAAAGGCCATGCCATGTATGACGATTCTCAACCGTTTAACCCGGAAGAGATGGACGAAGCGACCTACCGCAGCTCTGCGAATGTCGTTAATCATTTCTATGAAAAACTTTTGCGATTAGAAAGTATGATGAACACTGAAGCCGGCAAGAAAATGGCGCGAGAGCGCACCATTTTTATGGAAGAATTCTTGAATCAGTTGGCGCTGGAGATAAAAGGGGAAAAATAG